In Treponema sp. OMZ 798, the following proteins share a genomic window:
- a CDS encoding ankyrin repeat domain-containing protein has product MQNIILTTKKIFISAFILILITVNFMSCKTAPEPKEETLIDLIKAGKSEELQERLNSSALNMKDEEGNSLLHIAAVKNDPMIVRLLINMDADIEAQNNTGSTPLAAALSNASYDAVKVLIEYNANIFAKDNEGEKPFYIACKNNVPNLILTAQTLKQKDENHDTALHLAVKAIDKQLTEQILAIESLETKYNKENLSPLGIAYKYNDFEASAEIASILLLAGIHPMGKDFNEFETATLARNYSMRFADGETLLHIFARKGYTGFLKFLIKSKVPIDVKDISSSTAIQEAVYNGNIEAAILLLQAGADPNSRNSSGNTALHLVMPEASRSKLFSELITAGANPNLKDNYGETPLHIAARIGMNDDILDQLLKAGADINERNKKGQTPLILAIERNQTQQVDFLINHGADIHAEDKSGESAFIHSISAGLPMVEHVVTEKNITERDSEGSTPLHIAVSHRASSDIIYYLVEKKSLINTRNKLGNTPLHIAAEKNYREAGEILIANNADIFYANLSGDSPLKFALTLGEGREDWMINSHTIGAGDGAGNTPLHLAAEWQILPMIPYLIDKGADINARNANNETPLFNAVRTDSPEAVKALLGSGSKKADLDARDFLGNTILHAAVRWSAYKSADFILSKDTEEYVRLINAKNLAGKTVLHEAAKQGEIKFINIFLKAKVDINTADETGRSPLSEAVLANQIEAIGLLLKNGASPVQQDMYGRTALHEAVEISEESLSLVRNAGGNPLARDAYGKTPFVLALNKNIRTVDLVLGNDSLLTDTDGDTPLHIAVKERISLDYFQRVMKKRYPLNKRNKNGETALLLAVQNNQKEITRALLAEGADPFIVNNKGVSAITEIFTNHPDFAPIAAEFSLKQTDTLGEGMLHYAAKFADVQTVKDLISLPGIKLDVKNTAGETPYQVALRWNRSEIAELLKTE; this is encoded by the coding sequence ATGCAAAACATAATTCTCACAACAAAAAAAATATTTATATCTGCATTTATTTTGATTTTGATTACGGTAAATTTTATGTCATGTAAAACCGCTCCTGAACCTAAGGAAGAAACCCTGATTGATCTTATAAAGGCAGGAAAATCGGAAGAACTACAGGAAAGACTTAACAGCTCTGCCTTAAATATGAAGGATGAAGAGGGAAACAGTCTTTTACATATTGCCGCCGTAAAAAACGATCCCATGATTGTGCGCTTATTAATAAACATGGATGCCGACATAGAAGCACAAAATAATACGGGGTCAACACCTCTTGCAGCAGCTCTAAGCAATGCATCTTATGATGCCGTTAAGGTTCTCATTGAGTACAATGCAAATATATTTGCAAAAGATAATGAGGGCGAAAAGCCCTTCTATATAGCCTGCAAAAACAATGTTCCTAACTTGATTTTGACGGCTCAGACCTTAAAGCAAAAAGATGAAAATCACGATACAGCCCTGCACCTTGCAGTAAAGGCTATAGATAAGCAGCTTACGGAGCAAATTCTAGCTATAGAATCCCTTGAAACCAAATACAATAAAGAAAATCTTAGCCCCCTTGGTATAGCATACAAATACAACGATTTTGAAGCTTCAGCCGAAATTGCCTCCATACTTCTACTTGCAGGCATACACCCAATGGGAAAGGATTTTAATGAATTTGAAACGGCAACCCTTGCCCGAAACTACTCAATGCGTTTCGCTGACGGCGAAACCCTGCTCCATATTTTTGCAAGAAAGGGTTATACGGGATTTTTAAAATTTTTAATTAAAAGCAAGGTTCCTATCGATGTAAAGGATATTTCAAGCTCAACGGCAATACAGGAAGCCGTTTATAACGGAAATATCGAGGCCGCAATCTTACTCTTACAAGCCGGAGCCGATCCAAACAGCCGTAACTCATCCGGAAACACAGCCCTCCACCTAGTTATGCCGGAGGCCTCTCGCTCAAAACTATTTAGCGAGCTTATTACTGCCGGAGCCAATCCAAACCTTAAAGATAACTATGGAGAAACGCCTCTTCACATTGCTGCACGAATCGGTATGAATGATGACATCCTCGATCAGCTGCTAAAAGCCGGAGCCGATATAAATGAACGCAATAAAAAAGGACAAACCCCTCTTATTTTGGCTATCGAAAGAAATCAAACACAGCAAGTGGACTTTTTGATCAATCATGGAGCCGATATACATGCCGAAGACAAGTCGGGCGAATCTGCCTTCATCCATTCCATAAGCGCAGGTCTACCCATGGTAGAGCACGTAGTCACCGAAAAAAACATTACCGAAAGAGATTCCGAAGGCTCGACCCCGCTTCACATAGCAGTAAGCCATAGGGCTAGTTCAGATATTATTTATTATCTGGTAGAAAAAAAGAGTTTAATAAATACACGCAATAAACTTGGAAATACCCCCCTTCATATAGCTGCCGAAAAAAACTACCGCGAAGCAGGAGAAATATTGATAGCAAATAATGCAGATATATTTTACGCAAACCTGAGCGGAGACAGCCCCTTAAAATTTGCCCTGACCTTAGGTGAAGGCAGAGAAGATTGGATGATAAACTCTCACACAATAGGTGCCGGAGACGGAGCCGGAAACACGCCTCTTCATCTTGCTGCAGAATGGCAGATTTTACCGATGATACCTTATTTAATCGATAAGGGAGCGGATATAAATGCAAGAAATGCAAATAATGAAACACCTCTATTTAACGCAGTTAGAACCGACAGTCCCGAGGCCGTAAAAGCCTTGTTAGGCAGCGGATCAAAAAAAGCCGACTTGGATGCAAGAGACTTTTTGGGAAATACGATTTTACATGCAGCTGTAAGATGGTCAGCATATAAATCCGCCGATTTTATTTTAAGCAAGGATACGGAAGAATATGTAAGGCTTATAAATGCAAAAAATCTTGCAGGAAAGACGGTTTTACATGAAGCCGCCAAGCAGGGTGAAATAAAATTCATAAATATCTTTTTAAAAGCCAAGGTGGACATAAACACTGCGGATGAAACAGGCCGTTCTCCCTTATCCGAAGCCGTACTTGCAAATCAAATCGAAGCTATCGGCTTATTGCTAAAAAACGGAGCCTCACCCGTTCAACAGGATATGTACGGAAGGACAGCCCTGCATGAGGCTGTAGAAATTTCGGAAGAAAGCCTCAGCCTTGTAAGGAATGCAGGCGGCAACCCCTTAGCCAGAGATGCCTACGGAAAAACTCCCTTCGTCCTCGCCCTGAATAAAAACATAAGAACTGTAGATCTTGTGCTGGGCAATGACAGCCTTTTAACCGATACTGACGGAGACACACCCCTTCATATAGCGGTAAAGGAAAGGATAAGTCTCGATTATTTCCAAAGAGTTATGAAAAAACGATATCCTTTAAATAAACGAAACAAAAACGGAGAAACAGCTCTTTTACTTGCAGTTCAAAACAATCAAAAAGAAATAACAAGGGCACTTTTAGCAGAAGGAGCAGATCCTTTTATAGTCAACAATAAGGGAGTTTCTGCTATAACAGAGATTTTTACAAATCATCCCGACTTTGCGCCGATAGCCGCCGAATTCTCATTAAAGCAGACGGATACACTTGGAGAAGGAATGCTGCACTACGCAGCCAAATTTGCAGATGTACAAACTGTCAAAGACTTAATTTCACTACCCGGTATCAAGCTTGATGTAAAAAATACGGCAGGAGAAACACCTTATCAGGTTGCCCTCAGATGGAATAGAAGTGAAATAGCAGAACTTTTAAAAACGGAATAA
- a CDS encoding vWA domain-containing protein: protein MFKRVSLCLFLFVLFTPIFAQNTAKTNAEIVILMDTSGTILPYYEDINNRVLTEINDKFVRKGDTVHVLSFNADARYEMSQKINSEKDMSRVVSRFLLLYQLGKSSDFLTGLQYARQYGSNLPDKKEKILIIISDGIFNPPASSPYKNYTDDQIKNEIGLLAGSIRKKGWKVYYVKLPYPADAVIRGLDGEEFYNSGSGYAGGSSGGSGAQGTGSSAGGSSSSGTSGSSSGGGGYAGGSSGSGSYGGSGTSQGGSGDAGTGQGSLTDVSKDFKEASGAAGSELSKDKNDKFTITENAENLPFIHFPDGGLEAQGNKLDFSFEVTNNSDEDVELHLTHIVIDNGANISKIPVDSQNTKVKSGEKDVVIRVSALLPPEYKEGNYNLIMRLEFADGKRVLPQVMETSLAVFPTGFQRLKDSNALWFILLAIILLLLLIFLIVFFARRRGSSSSSNQARYAAGSQPNYQEEDKRYPHQLSEEDDHASRLNAFNSASNTSIYSENKNFAGDGSSMYSADNLDRIAAQKQDDEVLRRRVLAASFAAKEPRGTYMSPANFFETIEIKRNQSGMTEIYVLNQNRNIGRRNIHIMKPGTSLTLGGGKTDHFLIFLVPFPSHLAQVRYDGQDYHLAILKPKYFPYEQSNIVNNCIGKTVTLVSDKGYHVYFTFREYESPTEKLNSILTSIKYDK, encoded by the coding sequence ATGTTTAAAAGAGTTTCTCTGTGTTTGTTTTTGTTTGTTCTTTTTACGCCCATCTTTGCTCAAAATACTGCAAAGACAAATGCTGAAATTGTCATCTTAATGGATACGTCAGGAACTATCCTTCCCTACTATGAAGACATTAATAATCGTGTCTTGACTGAAATTAACGATAAATTTGTAAGAAAAGGTGATACTGTTCATGTTTTATCCTTTAATGCAGATGCACGTTATGAAATGTCGCAAAAAATTAACAGCGAAAAGGATATGTCCCGAGTCGTTTCAAGGTTTTTACTTTTGTACCAGTTGGGAAAAAGCTCGGACTTTTTGACGGGACTTCAATACGCCCGCCAATACGGTTCAAATTTACCGGATAAAAAAGAAAAAATACTGATTATAATTTCAGACGGAATCTTTAATCCTCCTGCATCAAGTCCTTATAAAAATTATACTGATGATCAGATAAAAAATGAAATAGGGCTCCTTGCAGGAAGTATCAGAAAAAAAGGCTGGAAGGTTTATTATGTTAAACTTCCTTATCCTGCCGATGCCGTAATACGGGGATTGGACGGTGAAGAATTTTACAATTCCGGCAGCGGATATGCAGGAGGAAGCAGCGGCGGTTCCGGGGCTCAGGGTACCGGCAGCTCTGCAGGAGGAAGCTCATCCTCAGGAACCTCAGGTTCTTCTTCGGGAGGAGGCGGTTATGCGGGAGGTTCTTCCGGCTCAGGAAGTTACGGCGGTTCGGGTACTTCTCAGGGCGGCTCAGGTGATGCAGGAACAGGGCAGGGAAGTCTTACCGATGTTTCAAAAGACTTTAAAGAAGCCTCCGGTGCTGCAGGCAGTGAACTTTCTAAGGATAAGAATGACAAATTTACAATTACGGAAAATGCGGAAAATTTACCTTTTATCCATTTTCCTGATGGCGGTCTTGAAGCTCAGGGTAATAAACTTGATTTTTCCTTTGAGGTAACGAATAACTCCGATGAAGATGTAGAGCTTCATTTAACTCATATTGTGATTGATAACGGTGCCAATATCAGTAAAATACCTGTCGATTCACAAAATACAAAGGTAAAATCCGGTGAAAAGGATGTAGTGATCCGGGTTTCGGCCCTTCTTCCTCCGGAATACAAGGAAGGTAATTATAATCTTATTATGAGGCTTGAATTTGCAGATGGAAAGCGAGTTTTACCTCAGGTTATGGAAACTTCCTTAGCAGTCTTCCCCACAGGTTTTCAAAGACTTAAAGATTCAAATGCTCTTTGGTTTATCCTTCTTGCAATTATCTTGCTTCTTCTTCTGATATTCTTGATTGTCTTCTTTGCAAGGAGAAGAGGTTCAAGCTCATCTTCCAATCAGGCCCGCTATGCTGCAGGCAGTCAGCCGAATTATCAGGAAGAGGATAAAAGATATCCTCATCAACTTTCTGAGGAAGATGATCATGCAAGCCGCTTAAATGCTTTTAACTCTGCATCGAATACTTCAATATATTCCGAAAATAAAAACTTTGCAGGAGATGGAAGTTCGATGTATTCGGCGGATAATTTGGATCGCATAGCCGCTCAAAAACAAGATGATGAAGTACTTCGCAGGCGTGTCTTAGCGGCTTCTTTTGCCGCAAAGGAGCCGAGGGGCACCTATATGTCTCCGGCTAACTTTTTTGAAACAATCGAAATAAAACGCAATCAGTCGGGCATGACCGAGATTTATGTTCTAAACCAAAATAGGAATATAGGAAGGCGTAATATTCACATTATGAAGCCCGGCACAAGCTTGACCTTGGGAGGAGGTAAGACAGATCATTTCTTAATTTTCTTAGTTCCATTTCCTTCTCATCTGGCTCAGGTTAGGTATGACGGACAAGATTATCATCTGGCTATTCTTAAGCCTAAGTATTTCCCATATGAGCAGTCAAACATTGTAAATAACTGTATAGGTAAAACCGTTACCCTCGTATCGGATAAGGGATACCATGTTTACTTTACCTTTAGGGAGTATGAAAGCCCGACGGAAAAATTAAACAGTATTTTAACATCTATAAAGTACGATAAGTAA